From one Ctenopharyngodon idella isolate HZGC_01 chromosome 15, HZGC01, whole genome shotgun sequence genomic stretch:
- the LOC127496250 gene encoding dual specificity phosphatase 29-like, with translation MHKICAFFKKLFGKDPTVPEPLCVPDASTPEPEPELDLFDSDESCDLVPSIPELEPDLDLFDSDESCDLVPSIPELEPDLDLFDSDESCDLVPIVPELEPDLDLVDSDESCVPGPSSAVPRPNASTSKQDPCFQLEKRVKACTLHYKPVTQVWNNIFIGNEETARDRMTLKELGITHILNAAAMKKKLRILLGMPWEKDVKDTVDTGGSYYRGMKIRYCGFPTTKASNISKYFLPAAKFIHKAKKNSENKVFIHCTDGVNYAPTLFLAYLMIHQNMTVEDAIDYLVKVKYIEPDIDLLRQLAILNLKLVHK, from the exons ATGCACAAAATTTGtgcattcttcaaaaagctttttGGAAAAGATCCGACTGTTCCAGAGCCGTTGTGCGTTCCAGATGCGAGCACTCCTGAGCCGGAACCTGAACTGGATCTGTTTGATTCAGATGAATCATGTGACCTGGTTCCAAGCATTCCTGAGCTGGAACCTGATCTGGATCTGTTTGATTCAGATGAATCATGTGACCTGGTTCCAAGCATTCCTGAGCTGGAACCTGATCTGGATCTGTTTGATTCAGATGAATCATGTGACCTGGTTCCAATTGTTCCTGAGCTGGAACCTGATCTGGATCTAGTTGATTCAGATGAATCGTGTGTCCCAGGTCCAAGCAGTGCTGTGCCAAGACCTAATGCAAGCACTTCCAAGCAGGATCCATGTTTCCAATTGGAAAAGCGTGTGAAGGCCTGTACACTGCATTACAAACCTGTCACTCAGGTCTGGAACAACATCTTCATTGGAAATGA AGAGACAGCAAGGGACCGAATGACACTGAAAGAGCTGGGCATTACTCACATCCTGAATGCTGCGGCTATGAAAAAGAAACTGAGGATCTTGTTGGGAATGCCATGGGAGAAAGACGTGAAAGACACAGTTGACACCGGGGGCAGTTATTACAGAGGCATGAAGATCCGTTATTGTGGCTTTCCTACAACAAAGGCTTCCAACATCAGCAAATACTTCTTGCCAGCTGCCAAATTTATCCACAAGGCCAAGAAAAACTCAGAAA ATAAGGTGTTCATTCACTGCACAGATGGTGTCAACTACGCTCCTACACTTTTTCTGGCATACCTCATGATCCACCAAAACATGACTGTGGAGGACGCCATTGATTATCTGGTAAAGGTGAAATACATCGAGCCTGACATTGACTTACTGAGGCAGCTGGCAATCCTCAATTTGAAACTTGTGCACAAGTAA
- the LOC127495610 gene encoding zinc finger protein jing homolog, with protein MATNYREVCLEIYLNGEFYSGDSCWVPDGEDVELEFQITDAIYDLIGTDPSAQIHLELQAEADDPISVSYCASEGNVVQLVADEIKTTSVCECGAKEKQLETDVKNVVSELVSRVCEGLTDPAGPSTEVAESSSGMGASLEAPEIRPTESTNGWMNTIGTFLKRLFWRDPAVPEPVCVTDASTSEMDLVDTEQSRVPFPSVPEPEPEPEESTVPGPSSSEPEPELDLADPEESCDQVPRVPELDLVDPESDVPGPSSSEPLSQEVDDDDAISDLKSPTLVSEDLKMDASPETPEENSPKSKYQQSI; from the exons ATGGCTACTAACTACAGAGAGGTGTGTTTGGAGATATACTTAAACGGTGAATTTTACAGCGGTGACAGTTGCTGGGTACCAGATGGGGAAGATGTGGAGTTGGAGTTTCAGATCACCGATGCCATCTACGACCTTATCGGTACCGATCCATCGGCACAGATCCATCTGGAGCTGCAGGCTGAGGCTGATGATCCCATCTCAGTCAGTTACTGCGCTTCAGAGGGGAATGTTGTGCAGCTTGTTGCTGATGAGATCAAGACAACATCAGTCTGTGAATGTGGAGCGAAAGAGAAGCAGCTGGAGACGGACGTCAAAAATGTCGTCTCAGAGTTGGTGTCACGGGTGTGTGAAGGTCTGACTGACCCGGCAGGGCCTTCAACCGAAGTGGCAGAGAGCAGCAGTGGCATGGGTGCTTCTCTTGAAGCCCCTGAGATCCGCCCAACAG aaagtaCCAATGGGTGGATGAACACAATTGGCACATTCTTAAAAAGGCTTTTCTGGAGGGATCCGGCTGTTCCAGAGCCAGTGTGTGTCACAGATGCAAGCACATCTGAAATGGATCTGGTCGATACCGAGCAATCACGTGTCCCATTTCCTAGTGTTCCTGAGCCAGAACCTGAACCAGAGGAGTCAACTGTCCCAGGTCCAAGCAGTTCTGAGCCAGAACCTGAATTGGATCTGGCTGATCCAGAGGAATCTTGTGACCAGGTTCCAAGAGTTCCTGAACTGGACCTGGTTGATCCAGAGTCAGATGTCCCAGGTCCAAGCAGTTCCGAGCCATTAAGTCAGGAGGTTGACGATGATGATGCCATCTCAGATTTGAAGAGCCCTACACTGGTGTCTGAAGATCTGAAGATGGACGCTTCTCCTGAAACCCCTGAAGAGAACAGCCCAAAAAGTAAATATCAACAGAGCATTTGA